The stretch of DNA CGCTGCGACCAGCGCGGGTGCGGCACGTCGGGGTTCACGTTGGCGTAGAACCCGTACTCGTTGGGCGAGGACTGCATCCACAGCGAGGTGGGCTGGTCGGCCACCAGCTCGATCTTGGTGATGGCCTTGATGCTCTTGAAGCCGTACTTCCAGGGCACGTGCAGCCGGATGGGCGCGCCGTTCTGCACCGGCAGCGACTGGCCGTACAGCCCGGTGCCCAGCAGCGCCAGGTCGTGCATGGCCTCGTCGAGACGCAGGCCCTCGACGTAGGGCCAACTGAAGTAGGCGTCCTGCTGCCCGGGCATGTGCTCGGGGGCCATCACGGCCTGGAAGCGGACATAGCGGGCCTCGCTGGTCGGCTCGGCGGCGGCCAGCAGCTTGCGCAGCGGCACGCCCAGCCAGGGGATGACCATCGACCAGCCCTCGACGCAGCGGTGGCGGTAGATGCGCTCCTCCTCGCCAAACTGCTTCGCGAGATCTTCGATGGCGTAGGTTTTGGGGTTGCGCACCATGCCGCCGACCTCGACGGCCCAGGGGGTGGTGGGGAAGCCCTGGGCGAGCGCGGCGACGCGCTCTTTGTCGGTGGTGAACTCGTAGTAGTTGTTGTAGGTGGTGATCTGCGCGTAGGTGTTGAGCGCATCGCCCCGCTCGTCTTTGGTTGCGCCCGAGCGGGTGGTGTGGGTCGCCACGCCGGGGATGGCGGCATTGGGCTGGCTGGGGCTGGCCGCCGGGCCGCAGGCGGCCAGCAGCCCCGCCCCGCCCGCCAGCGCCGCCGCACCCCGCATGAACTGCCGCCGCGTGCGGTACACCGCCTCCGGCGTGATCTCCGAGCTTGGTATCTTCCTCGCCATCGCTCGCCTCTCCTCTCTTATGATAGCTACTGGTTTTGTTATACCACGAGTACCTGATAAAATGGTGAGAGGACCATGATCGTGCCAACCATCTTGAATCTATCGCGCTCCATTTTTGCTGTCGATCCGAATGGCTTCGGCCAAGCCTAGAGGCTATACTACACAGGGTTATCGCCTCTACGGCTCGAAGCGTCCCGCCAAGACCCATGCACCATAGATGAGGCCCGCATGACACACTCCGCCGCAGCACATCCCTATCTTCGCACCCCGGCCATCTCGCCTGACGGCCAGCAGATCGCCTTTGTCTATGCCACCGATATCTGGCTGGTGGGCAGCACCGGTGGCAGCGCCGAGCGCCTAACCGCACACCCCGCCAACCACAGCTCGCCGCGCTGGTCGCCCGATGGCCAGCAGATCGCCTTCAGCGCCGACCGCAGCGGCAATGGCGAGATCTACTGCGTGCATCTGGAAGCGAGCACCAGCACCCAGATCACCTTCCACGACCACGCCGCGACGCCAGAGGCCTGGTCGCCCGATGGC from Chloroflexia bacterium SDU3-3 encodes:
- the msrP gene encoding protein-methionine-sulfoxide reductase catalytic subunit MsrP, giving the protein MARKIPSSEITPEAVYRTRRQFMRGAAALAGGAGLLAACGPAASPSQPNAAIPGVATHTTRSGATKDERGDALNTYAQITTYNNYYEFTTDKERVAALAQGFPTTPWAVEVGGMVRNPKTYAIEDLAKQFGEEERIYRHRCVEGWSMVIPWLGVPLRKLLAAAEPTSEARYVRFQAVMAPEHMPGQQDAYFSWPYVEGLRLDEAMHDLALLGTGLYGQSLPVQNGAPIRLHVPWKYGFKSIKAITKIELVADQPTSLWMQSSPNEYGFYANVNPDVPHPRWSQRSERRIGELSRRETLPFNGYAEQVAALYAGMDLR